The Pedobacter mucosus genome window below encodes:
- a CDS encoding glucoamylase family protein, translating to MSTVVAVNRKWIGRDTAIRRLIKIVDFLIKADCYHGIYPHFMNGKSGKTIAFDRIDDGADIVETSYLMMGLLTAKAYFNGSTLQERYFQKRVQQMWEAADWNWHSKGENKHLYWHWSPNNDFNMNFDVFGYDEALITYIISAASPNHGISKTLYENSCVKSEGWKNGKTYYNYLLPLDGYDKGGPLFFEQYTYMGINPNGLKDDHGIDYALQTKNHTLINRAYCIENPKNFKGYGANCWGLTAGDSYKGYVAHCPSDDRGVIQPTAALSSFPYTPEYSMQALKHFYYDLGPKIWGPYGFADGFSETHNWYAKTHLAIDQGPIIVMIENYRTGLLWKLFMGIPDIQNGLKKLGFDYK from the coding sequence ATGTCGACAGTAGTTGCGGTAAACAGAAAGTGGATTGGAAGAGATACTGCAATTAGGAGGTTGATTAAAATAGTCGATTTTTTAATAAAAGCTGATTGCTATCATGGTATTTATCCCCATTTTATGAATGGCAAATCAGGCAAAACCATTGCTTTTGATCGAATTGATGATGGTGCTGATATTGTTGAAACTTCCTATTTAATGATGGGTCTGCTTACTGCGAAAGCCTATTTTAATGGCAGCACACTACAAGAGCGTTATTTTCAAAAACGTGTTCAACAAATGTGGGAAGCCGCTGATTGGAATTGGCATAGTAAAGGAGAAAACAAACATTTGTATTGGCACTGGAGTCCAAATAATGATTTTAATATGAACTTCGATGTTTTTGGTTATGATGAAGCGCTAATTACCTATATCATTTCAGCAGCATCGCCTAATCATGGTATTTCAAAAACGTTATATGAAAACAGCTGCGTTAAAAGTGAGGGCTGGAAAAATGGAAAAACATATTACAACTACCTTCTCCCGCTTGATGGATATGATAAAGGCGGACCGCTTTTTTTTGAGCAGTATACCTATATGGGGATAAACCCAAATGGTTTAAAAGATGATCACGGAATTGATTATGCATTGCAAACTAAAAATCATACCTTAATTAACCGTGCATATTGTATTGAAAACCCCAAAAACTTTAAAGGTTATGGTGCAAATTGCTGGGGATTAACGGCTGGTGATAGCTATAAAGGATATGTTGCCCACTGCCCAAGTGATGATCGAGGCGTGATTCAACCAACAGCGGCGCTATCATCTTTTCCTTATACACCAGAGTATTCTATGCAAGCGCTAAAACATTTCTATTATGATTTAGGTCCAAAAATATGGGGTCCATATGGTTTTGCCGATGGCTTTAGTGAAACACATAATTGGTATGCAAAAACACACCTAGCAATCGATCAGGGGCCAATAATTGTGATGATAGAAAATTATCGTACGGGCCTACTTTGGAAATTATTTATGGGCATTCCAGACATTCAAAACGGACTAAAAAAACTGGGTTTTGATTATAAGTAA
- the map gene encoding type I methionyl aminopeptidase translates to MIFYKTDEQVELMRISALLVSETLSEIAKILRPGLATIEIDKLANEFILDNGAVPSFFNYNGFPHHIITSVNDVVVHGFPGKEILKDGDIISVDVGVIKNEYHGDHAYTFVIGDASKEILDLVKTTKESLFVGINEAVVGKRLGDIGAAIQAYNEKKGYGVVRDFVGHGLGKSMHEDPQVPNYGKRGSGLLLKENLVMAIEPMINLGKKEVYIERDGWTVRTADGKPSVHFEHDVCIKKGKALILSDYTPIEMAEKNNPNLKYTEN, encoded by the coding sequence ATGATTTTTTATAAAACTGACGAACAAGTGGAATTGATGCGAATCAGTGCACTATTGGTGAGCGAGACGCTTTCTGAAATAGCTAAAATTTTACGCCCAGGTTTAGCAACTATAGAAATAGATAAGCTGGCGAATGAATTTATACTTGATAACGGCGCTGTACCATCTTTTTTTAATTACAATGGCTTTCCTCATCACATTATTACTTCAGTTAATGATGTAGTTGTTCACGGCTTCCCGGGAAAAGAAATTTTAAAAGATGGCGATATAATTTCTGTTGATGTTGGCGTAATTAAAAATGAGTATCATGGCGATCATGCTTATACATTCGTAATTGGCGATGCGAGCAAGGAAATTTTAGACCTTGTTAAAACAACCAAAGAATCTCTTTTTGTTGGAATAAATGAAGCAGTTGTAGGCAAACGATTGGGTGATATTGGCGCTGCAATTCAAGCTTACAATGAGAAAAAAGGATACGGAGTGGTTCGGGATTTTGTTGGCCATGGACTCGGTAAAAGTATGCATGAAGATCCTCAGGTACCAAATTACGGTAAGAGAGGATCTGGTTTGTTACTAAAAGAAAACTTAGTAATGGCTATTGAGCCAATGATTAACCTTGGAAAAAAAGAAGTTTATATCGAGAGAGATGGATGGACAGTTAGAACGGCTGATGGAAAACCATCGGTTCATTTCGAACATGACGTATGTATAAAAAAAGGAAAAGCACTTATTTTATCAGATTATACACCGATAGAGATGGCTGAAAAAAACAATCCTAATTTGAAATATACTGAAAATTAG
- a CDS encoding carbohydrate-binding family 9-like protein, producing the protein MFSPLVLNKILTVEYLSSEAKNQSLFDRIDNLVRYELAEQPWPQFETKCSASFSIAHTGSSILLKYFIKDDFFASSNRVINSEVNRDNCVEFFISFMNEAYYNIEFNCLGIGKIGYGNSRMDRVLLPVETVEKISVEKKLSHHGKYFDWEILLDIPLSTFSYQEIASLTGLSCSANFYKCGDDLPNKDFLAWNTIISDEPDFHKPEFFGKIVFESES; encoded by the coding sequence ATGTTTTCACCATTAGTGTTGAATAAAATTTTGACTGTTGAATACTTGTCAAGTGAAGCTAAAAACCAAAGCTTATTTGATAGGATTGATAATCTTGTTCGATATGAACTTGCTGAACAACCTTGGCCACAGTTTGAAACGAAATGTTCAGCCAGTTTCAGTATTGCGCATACAGGATCTTCAATTTTATTAAAATATTTTATAAAAGATGATTTTTTTGCGTCCAGTAATCGTGTAATAAATTCGGAGGTAAACAGGGATAATTGTGTAGAATTTTTTATCAGTTTTATGAATGAAGCTTATTATAACATCGAATTTAATTGCTTAGGAATAGGCAAAATTGGTTATGGAAATTCAAGAATGGATCGTGTTTTATTACCTGTCGAAACGGTAGAAAAAATTTCAGTAGAGAAAAAACTTTCTCATCACGGAAAATATTTCGATTGGGAAATTCTGCTTGATATACCTTTAAGTACTTTTTCGTACCAAGAAATTGCGTCACTCACGGGATTAAGCTGTAGTGCGAATTTTTACAAATGTGGAGACGATTTGCCAAATAAAGATTTTTTGGCTTGGAATACGATCATTAGCGATGAGCCAGATTTTCATAAGCCTGAATTCTTTGGTAAGATTGTGTTTGAGAGCGAAAGTTAA
- a CDS encoding glucosamine-6-phosphate deaminase, with protein MSTITNSLYPKIEIFETRKMMGENAAEKVALKIIKVLESRSEINIVFAAAPSQDEFLAAFIKQNLPWEKINAFHMDEYVGLDKEAPQGFGNFLRDRIFGLHNFKSVHYLNGNEANPSIETERYTQLLKNHPVDMVCLGIGENGHLAFNDPPVADFEDKQAVKLVELDEACRQQQVNDGCFSDIEQVPTHALTLTIPSLINAKYLFCIVPGIRKAEAVFNTLDKPISHEFPSTILRNHDETIIFLDRESSSLL; from the coding sequence ATGTCAACAATTACAAATTCATTATATCCTAAGATTGAAATATTTGAAACAAGAAAAATGATGGGTGAAAATGCAGCTGAAAAAGTTGCTTTAAAAATCATCAAAGTATTAGAGAGCAGGTCTGAAATTAATATTGTATTTGCTGCAGCACCTTCACAAGATGAGTTTTTAGCTGCTTTTATAAAGCAAAATTTACCATGGGAAAAAATTAATGCTTTCCATATGGATGAATATGTGGGCTTGGATAAAGAAGCACCACAAGGTTTTGGAAATTTCTTAAGAGATAGAATATTTGGTTTGCACAACTTCAAATCAGTACATTATCTTAATGGTAATGAAGCAAATCCATCAATAGAAACGGAAAGATATACACAATTACTTAAAAATCATCCTGTTGATATGGTTTGCTTGGGTATCGGGGAAAACGGTCATTTGGCTTTTAATGACCCTCCCGTTGCTGATTTTGAAGATAAACAGGCAGTTAAATTGGTAGAGTTGGATGAAGCCTGCAGACAACAGCAAGTTAATGATGGATGTTTTTCGGATATTGAGCAAGTCCCAACACACGCTTTAACGCTGACTATCCCTTCACTTATAAATGCAAAATATCTATTTTGTATCGTACCAGGAATTAGAAAAGCTGAAGCTGTTTTTAATACTTTGGATAAGCCTATTAGTCACGAATTCCCTTCAACCATTCTTAGAAACCATGATGAAACCATTATTTTTTTAGATCGCGAAAGCAGTAGTTTATTGTAA
- the nagA gene encoding N-acetylglucosamine-6-phosphate deacetylase, protein MEASNRIKIFNGTAIGPNSLLKDACVLIENGKIIEITDKNIEFSNAEVIDAKSKYISPGFIDIHVHGGGGHDFMDNTLEAFLGIANTHAKFGTTAMMPTTLSCEKDDLLKTLDLYAIADKQNFNGASFIGLHIEGPYFSMEQRGAQDPRYIRNPDEEEYKEVLAYSKDIKRWSAAPELNGALAFGKYMQQHGIMPAIAHTNAIYEEIVKALDYGFTHATHFYSCMTGVTRRNAFRYAGVIEAAYLIDQMTVEIIVDGVHLPAPLLKLVYKIKGANKTALITDAMRAAGMPPGESILGSLKDGLKVIVEDNVAKLPDRSAFAGSVATTNLLVRNMMELADVPLIDAVRMASLTPAEIIGIDYKKGSIEKGKDADILIFDQHININNTILNGKSVYTSNPKPIVLNH, encoded by the coding sequence ATGGAAGCGAGCAACAGAATTAAAATTTTTAATGGTACTGCCATTGGGCCAAACAGCTTGTTAAAGGATGCATGCGTACTCATTGAGAATGGAAAAATAATTGAGATCACTGATAAAAATATAGAATTTAGTAATGCGGAGGTTATTGATGCGAAAAGCAAATATATATCACCAGGATTTATAGATATCCACGTTCATGGTGGTGGTGGGCACGATTTTATGGATAATACGCTGGAGGCATTTTTAGGAATAGCAAATACCCACGCTAAGTTTGGAACCACTGCAATGATGCCCACAACCTTAAGCTGCGAAAAAGATGATTTGCTTAAAACTTTAGATTTATATGCCATCGCAGACAAGCAAAACTTCAATGGAGCCAGTTTTATCGGACTACATATTGAAGGACCTTATTTTTCTATGGAGCAGCGAGGCGCTCAAGATCCCAGATACATTCGTAATCCCGATGAAGAAGAATATAAAGAGGTTCTAGCTTATTCGAAAGATATAAAAAGATGGAGTGCGGCACCGGAATTAAATGGTGCTCTGGCTTTTGGAAAATATATGCAGCAGCATGGAATTATGCCTGCAATTGCCCACACCAATGCGATTTATGAAGAGATTGTAAAAGCTTTGGATTATGGTTTTACACACGCTACTCATTTTTATTCATGCATGACAGGTGTAACTAGAAGAAACGCATTTCGTTACGCCGGAGTTATAGAAGCGGCTTATCTTATTGATCAAATGACAGTTGAAATTATTGTTGATGGCGTTCATTTACCAGCACCGTTGCTGAAGCTGGTTTACAAAATAAAAGGCGCCAACAAAACTGCTTTAATAACCGATGCCATGAGAGCTGCAGGTATGCCTCCTGGAGAAAGTATTTTAGGTAGCCTGAAAGATGGTCTTAAAGTTATCGTAGAAGATAATGTGGCCAAATTACCAGATCGTAGTGCTTTTGCAGGTAGTGTGGCTACTACAAATCTCTTGGTTCGAAATATGATGGAATTAGCTGATGTGCCTTTAATTGATGCCGTAAGAATGGCCTCGCTAACACCAGCAGAAATAATCGGTATTGATTATAAAAAAGGATCAATTGAAAAAGGTAAAGATGCCGATATCCTAATTTTCGATCAGCATATTAACATAAATAACACTATTTTAAATGGGAAATCTGTTTACACTAGTAATCCTAAACCTATTGTTTTAAATCATTAA
- a CDS encoding sugar MFS transporter — protein sequence MTKNTAVEVASISKADATKSIIIIAMLFFVFGFVTWINAILIPYFKFACELNNFEAYLVAFAFYISYLVMSLPASYLLKKGGFKNGMMIGFFIMSVGAFIFVPAAYFRSYPTFLAGLFTLGAGLAILQTAANPYVTILGPKETAAKRFSIMGICNKLAGIIAPLLLAAVILRKNDKQLFAEIITMNAIDKGIALDQLILRVIEPYIVVGIVLALLGFLVRFSPLPEINTDIEAEDVALTNAGKRNILQFPHLVLGAFAIFFHVGSQVIAVDTIINYANSMGISLAEAKVFPSYTLTATIIGYILGISLIPKFISQLVALRVCTVLGIVLTFFIIYTNLQVSFLGHNANLSIWFVVLLGFANSMIWAGIWPLALDGLGRFIKTGASLLIMGLCGNAILPLFYGHFADLYNMQTAYWVLLPCYLYLTFYAWYGFKMKRWSLTKLN from the coding sequence ATGACGAAAAATACAGCGGTAGAAGTAGCTTCTATTAGTAAAGCAGACGCTACCAAATCCATCATAATCATAGCCATGCTATTTTTTGTGTTTGGTTTTGTAACGTGGATCAATGCTATACTTATTCCATACTTTAAATTTGCTTGCGAACTCAATAATTTTGAGGCCTATCTGGTTGCCTTTGCATTTTACATTTCTTACTTGGTGATGTCTTTGCCAGCATCCTATTTATTAAAAAAAGGCGGCTTTAAGAACGGAATGATGATCGGTTTTTTTATTATGTCCGTTGGCGCATTTATTTTTGTGCCAGCAGCTTATTTTAGATCGTATCCTACTTTTTTAGCAGGCTTGTTTACGCTTGGTGCAGGTTTGGCTATTCTGCAAACTGCCGCAAATCCGTATGTTACCATTTTAGGGCCAAAAGAAACTGCTGCAAAAAGATTTAGTATCATGGGAATCTGCAACAAGCTTGCAGGCATAATTGCACCATTGCTTTTAGCTGCAGTTATTTTAAGAAAAAATGATAAGCAATTATTTGCCGAAATCATTACAATGAATGCTATTGATAAAGGAATTGCTTTAGATCAATTAATTTTAAGGGTAATTGAGCCTTATATTGTAGTAGGAATAGTTTTAGCTTTGCTTGGTTTTTTGGTTCGATTTTCTCCTTTGCCCGAAATCAATACCGATATTGAAGCAGAGGATGTTGCCCTTACAAATGCTGGTAAAAGGAATATTTTACAGTTTCCACATTTGGTACTTGGCGCATTTGCCATTTTTTTTCACGTTGGCTCGCAGGTTATTGCGGTAGATACCATCATCAATTACGCAAATTCAATGGGTATTTCGCTTGCAGAAGCGAAGGTATTTCCTTCGTATACTTTAACAGCAACAATTATTGGTTATATCTTGGGCATTTCTCTGATACCTAAATTTATCAGTCAGCTCGTTGCTCTTCGGGTATGTACAGTTTTGGGTATCGTCTTAACGTTTTTTATTATTTACACAAACTTACAAGTAAGTTTTTTAGGCCACAATGCTAATTTGAGTATTTGGTTTGTGGTGTTGCTTGGTTTCGCAAATTCAATGATTTGGGCGGGAATTTGGCCTTTGGCGCTCGATGGCTTAGGAAGATTTATTAAAACAGGTGCTTCTTTATTAATTATGGGCTTATGTGGTAATGCAATTCTGCCTCTATTTTACGGTCATTTTGCCGATTTGTACAACATGCAAACAGCATATTGGGTACTGCTGCCTTGTTACCTATACCTTACGTTTTATGCTTGGTACGGTTTCAAAATGAAAAGATGGTCTTTAACTAAGTTGAATTAA
- a CDS encoding beta-N-acetylhexosaminidase: MIVRNISIKLAYLFILVLSMTFSDTKAQSSTLNEFKVRGFHIDLRVQIMKMPELKNFALKLSKNGINTIIMEWEATYPYEKHKVISSKYAYSREEVKSFVNYCSSLNIDVIPMQQSFGHVEYILKNYRYKNLREDPKEHSQVNPLKEDSCRALFSDLYKDMISLHTSKYFHIGGDETYLLGRSEASKKKIALVGKGKLYGDYVKMLCELVISLGKQPIVWADIALKYPDALKDLPKETIFMDWNYGWGLNKFGDHSKLMETGFEIWGAPSIRSAPDNYYLTLWNKHFENIKTFVPQARALGYKGIVMTSWSTSGLYSPIFESATDIIDLPAVRRVYPITGFNMLIEAYYSAIKTKDPLNIDDFVKNYSQDTYGFTEIQANSFWQALKTTPYEVNQGQVIGHKLSVKTLQDSSLAASKVLHELKPLKNKAEYAQYVLMADIRDFYLACIWVEGEVNNLDYDDEKAKKLLQILNKLKPDDLDKRFIELNKSTFYQSELQTENDLRNTRFKGLKEKLAHNN, encoded by the coding sequence ATGATAGTAAGAAACATTAGCATTAAGCTAGCATACTTATTTATTTTAGTGTTATCAATGACTTTTAGTGATACAAAAGCGCAATCAAGCACATTAAATGAGTTTAAAGTTAGGGGTTTTCATATAGATTTAAGGGTGCAAATAATGAAAATGCCTGAGCTGAAAAACTTTGCTTTAAAGTTGAGTAAAAATGGCATTAATACCATTATTATGGAGTGGGAGGCCACTTATCCCTACGAGAAGCACAAGGTTATTTCGAGTAAATATGCTTATAGTCGCGAGGAAGTAAAATCATTTGTGAACTATTGTAGTTCGTTAAATATTGATGTAATTCCAATGCAGCAAAGTTTTGGTCACGTAGAATACATCCTTAAAAATTATAGATATAAAAACCTTCGTGAAGATCCTAAAGAACACTCTCAGGTAAATCCACTAAAAGAAGATTCATGCAGGGCGCTTTTTAGTGATTTGTATAAGGATATGATTTCCTTACATACTTCGAAATATTTCCACATTGGCGGAGATGAAACCTATTTATTAGGTCGTTCTGAGGCTTCAAAGAAAAAGATTGCCTTGGTGGGCAAAGGAAAGCTATACGGTGATTACGTCAAAATGCTTTGTGAATTGGTTATTAGCTTGGGCAAACAACCAATCGTTTGGGCAGATATTGCTTTAAAATATCCTGATGCGCTTAAAGATCTTCCGAAGGAAACCATTTTTATGGATTGGAATTATGGATGGGGATTAAACAAGTTTGGTGATCATAGTAAATTAATGGAAACTGGTTTTGAAATCTGGGGCGCACCCTCCATTAGAAGTGCGCCAGATAATTATTATTTAACGCTTTGGAACAAACATTTTGAAAATATTAAAACCTTTGTTCCTCAAGCCAGAGCATTAGGTTATAAGGGAATCGTGATGACATCCTGGTCAACTTCCGGACTTTATTCCCCAATTTTTGAATCTGCAACTGATATTATCGACTTACCCGCGGTGAGAAGAGTGTATCCGATAACGGGCTTTAATATGTTAATTGAGGCTTATTATAGTGCTATCAAAACTAAGGATCCTTTAAATATTGATGACTTTGTGAAAAACTATAGTCAGGACACTTATGGATTTACTGAAATACAGGCCAACTCTTTTTGGCAAGCGTTGAAAACTACGCCTTACGAAGTAAATCAAGGTCAAGTAATCGGACATAAACTTTCCGTTAAAACCCTTCAGGATAGTTCATTAGCTGCATCTAAAGTATTGCATGAATTGAAGCCATTAAAGAATAAAGCTGAATATGCTCAGTATGTTTTAATGGCTGATATCAGAGATTTTTACCTGGCCTGCATTTGGGTGGAAGGTGAAGTAAATAACCTAGATTATGATGATGAAAAAGCGAAAAAACTCCTTCAAATTTTAAATAAATTAAAGCCTGATGATTTAGATAAAAGGTTTATAGAATTAAATAAAAGCACTTTTTACCAATCTGAACTTCAAACTGAAAATGATCTGCGAAACACCAGGTTCAAAGGACTGAAAGAGAAATTAGCCCATAATAATTAA
- a CDS encoding glycosyl hydrolase family 18 protein, which translates to MRILITAFLICIYSNINAQFKVVVYLPNTTPLDQQVNAFDFSKVTHINIAFFNPDTAGNFSPAKGKGLDLIVAKAHKNKVKVLLALAGGSDQAQYHRLLKPDNINPFIDKVIALVDQYKVDGIDVDLEGTNIDENYEAFVLGLSAKLKPKGKLLSGAVGWWTRGKISDASLAAYDFVNIMAYGASAKLHASFDYAKERLSYWKVERKLPKEKLVLGTAFYARYDTANTFVTIKYKDLLVKYPGAELKDSLVRAEDGLVINYSGIRKTMERTAYALAECSGIMVWQILQDASGKASLLKAIDDEIRENKSKINNSSTPKL; encoded by the coding sequence ATGAGAATCTTAATCACTGCCTTTTTAATTTGTATTTATTCAAATATAAATGCACAGTTTAAAGTGGTAGTCTATCTACCAAATACTACACCTTTAGATCAGCAGGTAAATGCATTTGATTTTTCGAAAGTTACACATATCAATATTGCATTTTTTAATCCGGACACAGCAGGGAATTTTTCGCCTGCAAAAGGTAAAGGGTTGGATTTAATCGTTGCAAAAGCACATAAAAATAAGGTTAAAGTTTTGCTCGCTTTAGCGGGGGGTTCTGATCAGGCACAATATCATAGGCTATTAAAGCCCGATAATATAAATCCATTTATTGATAAGGTTATTGCTCTTGTTGATCAGTATAAAGTTGATGGAATTGATGTGGATTTAGAAGGAACAAATATTGATGAAAACTATGAAGCCTTTGTTCTTGGCTTATCAGCGAAGCTAAAACCTAAAGGCAAACTGCTAAGTGGAGCTGTAGGTTGGTGGACTAGGGGAAAAATTTCTGACGCCAGTCTTGCAGCCTACGATTTCGTAAACATTATGGCTTACGGCGCATCAGCAAAACTACATGCATCGTTTGATTATGCCAAAGAACGACTTAGCTATTGGAAAGTTGAACGCAAACTGCCCAAAGAAAAATTGGTTTTGGGTACTGCTTTTTATGCCCGTTATGATACTGCCAACACTTTCGTGACCATTAAATATAAGGACCTGTTGGTCAAATATCCAGGAGCAGAACTTAAGGATTCACTGGTGCGAGCTGAAGATGGATTAGTTATTAATTACAGCGGCATCAGGAAAACAATGGAAAGAACAGCTTATGCACTTGCAGAATGCAGTGGGATTATGGTTTGGCAAATTCTACAGGATGCAAGTGGTAAAGCTTCATTGTTAAAGGCCATTGATGATGAAATACGAGAAAATAAATCTAAAATTAATAATTCATCCACACCTAAATTATGA
- a CDS encoding glycosyl hydrolase family 18 protein, which yields MKIYQKALRKIISVIAFLIPILASAQFKVVGYIRSKASVVSDLKKIDLSKITHLNIAFINPDTTGNFKDFPELDSVILLAHKANVKVLMSCGGGSRQAYYAKLLADDNRAKVVRNFLSFVKRYKLDGIDVDIEGDDIDDNYEKFVVELKQPLLKSKKLLTAALAYPTRNKITDKALQQFDFINAMAYDKTGPWRPTNPGQHAPISYATDHLNYWTKERGPANLPASKVVLGVPFYGYGFGSLPLADRTYKEMSWDTIIKKFPDSINVDEVVLPNEGGTIYYNGKATIKVKTELALKEAGGIMIWQLMHDSFDENSLLKVINDTVKQAEKRIK from the coding sequence ATGAAGATTTATCAAAAGGCATTAAGAAAAATTATATCGGTTATTGCTTTTCTAATCCCAATTTTAGCTAGTGCACAATTTAAGGTAGTTGGCTATATTCGGTCTAAAGCTAGCGTAGTAAGCGATTTAAAGAAAATAGATCTTTCAAAGATAACGCACCTAAATATTGCTTTTATCAATCCAGATACCACTGGAAATTTCAAAGATTTTCCAGAATTGGATAGTGTAATTTTACTCGCTCACAAAGCCAATGTAAAAGTTTTAATGTCTTGCGGTGGTGGAAGTAGACAAGCTTATTATGCTAAATTATTAGCTGATGATAACAGAGCAAAAGTTGTTCGAAATTTTCTATCATTTGTTAAAAGATATAAACTTGATGGCATTGATGTAGACATTGAAGGTGATGATATTGATGATAATTATGAAAAATTTGTGGTAGAACTTAAGCAGCCACTTTTAAAAAGCAAAAAACTATTAACTGCAGCTTTAGCATATCCTACAAGAAATAAAATTACAGATAAAGCGCTACAGCAATTTGATTTTATCAATGCAATGGCTTATGATAAAACGGGACCATGGCGACCAACGAACCCAGGTCAGCATGCGCCAATTTCTTATGCAACCGATCATTTAAATTATTGGACAAAAGAGCGGGGACCGGCAAATTTACCAGCAAGCAAGGTGGTTTTAGGGGTTCCATTTTATGGCTACGGTTTTGGATCGTTGCCACTTGCCGATCGAACTTACAAAGAAATGTCTTGGGATACGATCATTAAGAAGTTTCCTGATTCGATAAACGTTGATGAAGTTGTTTTACCAAATGAAGGCGGAACCATTTATTACAACGGTAAAGCAACAATAAAAGTAAAAACAGAGCTGGCTTTGAAAGAAGCTGGCGGCATTATGATTTGGCAGCTAATGCATGATAGTTTCGATGAAAATTCTTTATTAAAAGTGATAAATGATACCGTTAAACAAGCCGAAAAGCGAATCAAATAA
- a CDS encoding DUF5017 domain-containing protein, translating into MKKILFIILIASISISCKKFADAPALMFDVTTAKTTYKVGEKIDFRIAGGDAFQISFYSGKVGNSYAYKDNKRVDALKELYLSFETHNAPTANAAIPKVMISNDFNGIYDYENLSKATWVDMTSRFTFGAPAVFDTGWANSTTQEIFSLTEKGKPFYIAYKYVAPAVPTGTVPSANWRTRAHVLRGVTLFGNSMSLATYTTMAWKQIKKNPLATTGSVVSASIMLFGAPASTSPYYRQEYEEWGISKKFQVDDIDLGVDYGTSIKQYVDLPISNYSFSYDVAGTYTVTFVASNTTANSNNKALKEMVITVTP; encoded by the coding sequence ATGAAAAAAATATTATTTATTATACTCATCGCGTCAATTTCCATATCATGTAAGAAATTTGCCGATGCTCCTGCGCTGATGTTCGATGTTACGACAGCGAAGACAACCTATAAAGTGGGAGAAAAAATAGATTTTCGGATTGCCGGTGGGGATGCCTTCCAAATTTCTTTTTATTCTGGAAAAGTAGGCAATTCCTATGCTTATAAGGATAATAAGCGTGTGGATGCATTGAAGGAATTGTATCTTTCTTTTGAAACTCATAATGCACCAACCGCCAATGCTGCAATTCCTAAAGTGATGATATCTAATGACTTCAACGGTATATATGATTATGAAAACCTATCTAAAGCAACTTGGGTAGATATGACAAGTCGGTTTACTTTTGGTGCACCTGCCGTTTTTGATACGGGATGGGCAAATTCTACAACGCAAGAAATTTTTTCACTTACCGAAAAAGGGAAACCTTTTTATATTGCCTACAAATATGTTGCGCCGGCGGTACCAACTGGAACGGTACCTAGTGCTAATTGGAGAACTAGAGCGCATGTTTTAAGGGGCGTTACCCTTTTTGGAAACAGCATGTCTTTAGCAACTTATACTACGATGGCTTGGAAACAGATAAAAAAGAACCCGTTGGCTACTACCGGAAGTGTTGTTTCCGCTTCTATCATGCTTTTTGGTGCGCCAGCTTCTACCTCACCTTATTACAGGCAGGAATATGAAGAGTGGGGAATATCGAAAAAATTTCAGGTTGATGATATCGATCTTGGTGTAGATTATGGTACTTCGATAAAGCAATATGTGGATTTGCCAATTTCAAATTACTCATTTTCATATGACGTTGCAGGTACTTATACCGTAACTTTTGTGGCATCAAATACAACTGCCAATAGTAATAATAAGGCGCTTAAGGAAATGGTAATCACAGTTACGCCATAA